The Bemisia tabaci chromosome 8, PGI_BMITA_v3 genome has a segment encoding these proteins:
- the alpha-Cat gene encoding LOW QUALITY PROTEIN: catenin alpha (The sequence of the model RefSeq protein was modified relative to this genomic sequence to represent the inferred CDS: inserted 1 base in 1 codon) yields MDNFGPITLKWDPKNLEIRTMSVEKTLEPLVLQVTTLVNTKGPSKKKKGRSKRAHVLVAAVEKATENFIEKGEQIAYENPDIKQEMLAAVEEVRKTGEAMSIAAREFADDPCSSVKRGNMVRAARNLLSAVTRLLILADMVDVHLLLKSLRVVEDALEKVKKAESHPELLNNINAFGCKASELMAQAAKRQQELKDPQLRDDLAAARAVLKKHSTMLLTASKVYVRHPELAAAKANRDYVLKQVCEAVNTISDVAQGRAQGGDHPYDGPGELAAALDDFDERMVMDPLAYNEIRTRPSLEERLESIISGAALMADSSCTRDERRERIVAECNAVRQALQDLLSEYVANMSVKDTSEGLERAIDHMCRKTRDLRRQLRKAVVDHVSDSFLETSVPLLVLIEAARAGNEKEVEDYALVFTEHANKLVEVANLACSMSNNEDGVKMVRYAAAQIDNLCPQVINAARILAARPRSKVAQENMDVFRDAWEAQVRVLTEXVDDITTIDDFLAVSENHILEDVNKCVLALQEGDADTLDRTAGAIRGRSARVCNVVTAEMDNYEPGIYTERVIEAIKVLRDQVMPNFAQRVEVAVDALSSNPAKDVDENEFIDASRLVYDGVREIRRAVLMNRTDEELDPEDVELDEHYTIETHSRSSARTGEHGVDEYPDISGITTAREAMRKMTEEDKQKIAQQVEFFRSEKLKFDREVAKWDDTGNDIIVLAKHMCMIMMEMTDFTRGRGPLKTTMDVINAAKKISEAGTKLDKLTSQIADQCPESSTKNDLKAYLQRIALYCHQLNITSKVKADVQNISGELIVSGLDSATSLIQAAKNLMNAVVLTVKSSYVASTKYPRQGTVSSPIVVWKMKAPEKKPLVRPEKPEEVRAKVRKGSQKKIQNPIKALSEFQSPTESV; encoded by the exons ATGGACAATTTTGGGCCCATTACCCTTAAATGGGACCCCAAGAACCTCGAAATCCGCACTATGTCTGTAGAGAAAACCTTGGAGCCTCTCGTTCTTCAG GTCACCACTTTAGTGAACACCAAAGGTCcatcaaagaaaaagaagggtAGATCTAAAAGAGCTCATGTCCTCGTGGCTGCTGTAGAGAAGGCCAccgaaaattttattgagaaaGGTGAACAAATCGCTTATGAAAACCCTGACATAAAACAAGAAATGCTCGCTGCAGTTGAGGAAGTTCGCAAAACAg GTGAGGCTATGAGTATTGCTGCCAGAGAATTTGCCGATGATCCCTGTTCATCCGTCAAACGTGGGAACATGGTCCGGGCTGCACGGAATCTTTTGTCCGCTGTGACACGGCTTCTCATCCTGGCAGATATGGTAGACGTTCATCTACTCCTGAAGTCTTTACGAGTG GTTGAAGACGCTTtagaaaaggtgaaaaaagcTGAGAGCCACCCAGAGTTATTGAACAACATCAATGCATTTGGCTGCAAAGCTTCAGAGCTAATGGCACAAGCAGCGAAGCGACAACAAGAACTTAAGGATCCTCAGTTACGTGATGATCTGGCCGCTGCTCGAGCTGTATTGAAGAAGCACTCTACTATGTTACTAACTGCCTCAAAG GTTTACGTGCGCCATCCAGAATTGGCCGCTGCAAAAGCAAATCGAGACTACGTCTTGAAGCAAGTTTGTGAAGCAGTCAACACAATCAGTGATGTGGCTCAAGGTCGTGCCCAAGGTGGAGATCACCCATACGATGGCCCCGGTGAACTCGCTGCCGCTCTTGACGATTTCGAT GAACGAATGGTCATGGATCCTTTGGCATACAATGAAATTCGTACTCGACCCTCTCTAGAAGAAAGGTTGGAGAGTATTATCAGTGGTGCTGCACTCATGGCGGATTCTTCCTGCACCAGAGACGAAAGGAGAGAAAGAATTGTTGCTGAGTGCAATGCTGTTCGTCAGGCACTTCAAGACCTCCTTTCGGAATACGTTGCCAAT ATGAGTGTCAAAGATACCAGTGAAGGTCTGGAACGTGCTATTGATCACATGTGTCGGAAAACTCGAGATCTCCGCAGACAGTTGCGCAAAGCAGTGGTTGATCATGTGTCTGACAG CTTTTTGGAAACGAGTGTACCTTTACTTGTTCTGATCGAAGCCGCCAGAGCAGGAAATGAGAAGGAAGTTGAAGATTATGCTCTTGTTTTTACTGAGCATGCAAACAAATTGGTTGAA GTTGCTAACTTGGCATGCAGTATGTCAAACAATGAAGACGGTGTCAAAATGGTGAGGTACGCAGCAGCTCAAATCGATAATCTCTGTCCGCAAGTCATCAATGCAGCCAGGATTCTGGCGGCTCGACCCCGATCGAAAGTCGCCCAAGAGAATATGGATGTCTTCCGAGATGCATGGGAGGCACAAGTACGTGTTTTGACGG GCGTAGATGACATAACTACCATCGATGATTTCCTTGCTGTATCAG aaaatcatattttggaGGATGTGAACAAATGTGTGCTGGCTCTACAAGAAGGAGACGCAGATACATTGGATCGTACGGCTGGCGCCATTCGAGGGCGCTCAGCTCGAGTGTGCAACGTAGTAACTGCAGAAATGGATAACTACGAGCCAGGAATCTACACAGAGCGTGTAATAGAAGCCATCAAAGTTTTACGTGATCAAG tCATGCCAAACTTTGCACAAAGAGTAGAAGTAGCTGTCGATGCTCTATCCTCAAACCCTGCCAAAGATGTAGATGAAAATGAATTCATCGATGCCTCCAGACTCGTCTATGATGGAGTTCGAGAAATTCGAAGAGCCGTTCTCATGAATAGG ACTGACGAGGAACTGGATCCGGAAGATGTGGAATTGGATGAGCACTACACAATAGAAACCCACAGTAGAT CGAGTGCCAGAACCGGTGAACATGGTGTTGACGAATACCCTGATATCAGTGGTATCACCACTGCAAGA GAAGCAATGCGTAAAATGACTGAAGAAGACAAACAGAAGATCGCGCAACAAGTAGAGTTCTTCCGAAGTGAGAAATTGAAATTCGATCGTGAGGTAGCTAAATGGGACGACACAGGGAACGATATTATTGTTTTAGCTAAACACATGTGTATGATCATGATGGAAATGACTGATTTTACGCG TGGACGAGGTCCATTAAAAACTACCATGGACGTTATCAATGCtgccaaaaaaatttctgaagctGGTACCAAATTGGATAAATTGACGAGTCAAATAGCTGACCAGTGTCCGGAGTCGTCTACCAAAAATGACTTGAAAGCGTATCTTCAGCGCATAGCTTTATACTGTCATCAGttgaacataacctcaaaagtGAAAGCCGACGTGCAGAATATCAGTGGAGAATTAATCGTATCAGGG ttgGACAGTGCTACTTCTTTAATTCAGGCTGCTAAGAATCTAATGAATGCTGTGGTGCTAACCGTCAAGTCTTCATACGTAGCGAGCACAAAGTATCCTAGACAGGGAACAGTTTCG TCTCCAATTGTCGTCTGGAAGATGAAGGCTCCCGAGAAGAAACCTCTCGTCAGACCCGAAAAACCAGAAGAAGTCAGAGCCAAAGTGAGGAAAGGGTCGCAGAAAAAGATCCAAAATCCGATCAAAGCACTCAGCGAATTCCAAAGTCCAACAGAATCTGTGTAA
- the LOC109030269 gene encoding m-AAA protease-interacting protein 1, mitochondrial, which produces MASVCCFVKPSLIGVPLKHYLSCDVRQKCIFKVNPGVSIFSRNTCSSVPKKLHDFLTYNRSLNCIRGSIAQPKSFVTPLFSSSYSDSNFQHPQKSSPFHNFSRNYSTSDRSNGIPPLLELSDLPVIHLPNPFKTIRNWFLSTFVIQMHLDKEFDALEFSKFATKAVQIVCARLSQSNYSSLEGLLTDKLLARIQAKLETLSTVQKSQLFFDLEDVIFQFMYEIGIIFDEDTKEEISGEPKRFVEITLCYQISKDNEMLQNASAGPFPGPIDVKKASENIHLLNCRFIREYTKGVEDQWTINGFNYIKVADLMREVEQGKM; this is translated from the exons ATGGCATCTGTTTGTTGTTTTGTAAAACCGTCTTTAATCGGAGTGCCCCTCAAGCATTATTTAAGTTGTGATGTTCGACAAAAGTGCATCTTTAAAGTCAATCCTGGAGTCAGCATATTTAGTAGAAACACATGTTCCAGTGTTCCGAAGAAGCTACATGATTTTCTAACCTACAATCGCTCTCTCAACTGTATCAGGGGTTCTATCGCTCAACCCAAATCTTTTGTTACACCCCTTTTTTCTAGTTCATATTCAGATAGTAATTTTCAGCACCCGCAAAAATCTTCTCCTTTCCACAACTTCAGCCGCAATTATAGTACAAGTGACCGATCAAATGGTATCCCTCCGCTACTGGAACTCTCAGACTTACCTGTTATTCATCTACCAAATCCTTTTAAAACTATTCGAAATTGGTTCTTGAGTACCTTCGTAATTCAAATGCATCTGGATAAAGAATTTGACGCTCTCGAGTTTTCAAAGTTCGCCACCAAG GCGGTGCAGATTGTATGCGCCAGACTCAGCCAAAGTAACTACAGTAGTCTGGAAGGCCTTCTAACTGATAAGTTACTGGCAAGAATCCAAGCGAAATTAGAAACTTTATCCACTGTTCAGAAGAGTCAGCTATTCTTTGATCTCGAAGATGTTATATTTCAATTTATGTATGAAATCGGTATAATATTTGATGAAGATACAAAGGAAGAAA TTTCAGGTGAACCCAAGCGTTTCGTTGAAATAACACTGTGCTACCAGATTTCAAAAGATAATGAGATGCTACAAAATGCTTCAGCGGGACCTTTTCCGGGCCCAATAGATGTAAAAAAAGCTTCAGAAAATATACACTTGCTCAACTGCAGGTTCATTCGTGAATACACGAAAGGTGTTGAAGACCAATGGACTATAAATGGATTTAATTACATTAAAGTAGCTGATTTAATGAGAGAAGTTGAACAAGGAAAAATGTGA